The following are from one region of the Vicia villosa cultivar HV-30 ecotype Madison, WI unplaced genomic scaffold, Vvil1.0 ctg.002184F_1_1, whole genome shotgun sequence genome:
- the LOC131638121 gene encoding uncharacterized protein LOC131638121 yields MAGRGVLINSVINALPIYTLSFYKAPKKILNEVCSIQRKFLWGGGDLKRSINWVSWDTVCKSREEGGLGVKNMEIMNVALLSKWKWRILTDKDAVWRDLLEVRYGNIKLKVLVGDSLVVQKKDSIWWRDLIISDNYDNLLLDNFSSAVLVSVGNGVSTPLWYANWTGQRSLMERYPSLFSMAHNHIQNIASAGFENSCWKWALHNIFVAGSAAFLVAENDYGVAGDAGHWSGRVSVQGGGAVVPAAAAAMTVAGSEGVQQVFSEFRELFGLLAMLKEETDSFSWRLTSDEIFSVKSCYDFFKANMSGPSLNADKVRALSHLWKVKVPSKILLFCLRFIHNRLATRDHLVSRGILIEGSDSKCVICSMAEESRVHLFSDCVVSLRVWRRVYMWLAVGDLLSLEDFIEFFYNCAKVHCPSKRAILSVVWLATIWTLWIKRNAIVFKDESFSFIECMSEIVIISWNWLGSFYKKVPLCNYFGWNTQPLLCFAL; encoded by the coding sequence ATGGCGGGGAGGGGTGTTCTTATTAACTCGGTTATTAATGCTTTACCGATCTATACGCTTTCTTTTTATAAGGCGCCTAAGAAGATTTTGAATGAGGTGTGTTCGATTCAACGCAAATTCCTTTGGGGAGGTGGAGATCTTAAACGTTCTATTAATTGGGTAAGTTGGGATACGGTGTGTAAGTCCCGGGAAGAAGGTGGTTTGGGTGTTAAAAATATGGAGATCATGAATGTGGCCTTGCTTAGTAAATGGAAATGGCGAATCCTAACGGATAAAGATGCGGTTTGGCGAGATCTTTTGGAAGTGCGGTATGGTAACATTAAGCTTAAGGTTTTGGTAGGAGATTCCTTGGTGGTGCAGAAAAAAGATTCtatttggtggagagatttaaTTATTTCGGACAATTATGATAATCTTCTCTTGGACAATTTTTCTAGTGCTGTTCTTGTTAGTGTGGGTAATGGGGTTTCAACTCCTTTGTGGTATGCGAACTGGACCGGACAGCGATCTTTAATGGAACGATATCCTTCTCTGTTTTCTATGGCTCATAATCATATTCAAAATATTGCCTCTGCAGGTTTTGAGAATAGTTGTTGGAAATGGGCTCTGCATAATATATTTGTGGCTGGCAGTGCTGCTTTCTTGGTGGCTGAGAACGACTACGGTGTGGCTGGAGATGCTGGGCATTGGTCGGGGAGGGTGTCTGTGCAGGGAGGCGGAGCTGTTGTTCCTGCGGCGGCTGCTGCTATGACTGTTGCCGGCAGCGAAGGTGTGCAGCAGGTATTTTCGGAATTTAGGGAGCTCTTTGGCCTTCTTGCTATGCTGAAGGAAGAGACTGATTCTTTTTCTTGGAGATTGACTTCGGACGAAATTTTCTCGGTAAAGTCTTGCTATGATTTCTTCAAAGCTAATATGTCGGGTCCGTCGTTGAATGCGGATAAAGTTCGGGCTCTctctcatctttggaaagtcaaGGTTCCTTCTaaaattcttttgttttgtttgagaTTTATACACAATCGTCTTGCTACTAGAGATCATTTAGTGAGTCGGGGTATCTTAATTGAGGGTAGTGATTCTAAATGCGTCATTTGTTCGATGGCGGAAGAATCTCGGGTGCATCTTTTTTCGGATTGTGTTGTTTCGCTTAGAGTTTGGCGTCGTGTTTATATGTGGCTTGCAGTCGGGGATCTGTTGTCTTTAGAGGACTTTATAGAATTCTTCTATAATTGTGCAAAGGTTCATTGTCCTTCTAAGAGAGCTATCTTGTCGGTAGTTTGGCTTGCGACGATTTGGACATTGTGGATTAAGCGTAACGCTATTGTCTTCAAAGATGAGTCTTTTAGTTTTATAGAGTGCATGTCGGAGATTGTTATCATTTCGTGGAATTGGTTAGGTTCTTTTTATAAGAAGGTGCCGTTGTGTAATTATTTCGGTTGGAATACCCAACCTCTCTTGTGTTTTGCCTTGTAA